The window GAAGACTTGTGGATGCCGGCACTCGATTCGAGCGGCGGCATCCGAGTCGGAGCATGGGTTGCGGAACTGACCGGACTCGTCCAGTTGTCAGGCTGGCCTGCAGGGGTGCGGCTAGTCGTCCGCAAAGAGCGACCTCATCCCGGCGCTCAACTGCGGTTGACCGACCGCGATGGTCTGCGGCTGACCGCGTTCGTGACCAACACTTCTGTCGGGAGCCTGCAAACCTTGGAGCTACGACATCGCCGCGGGCCCGTTGCGAAGACCGCATCCGATCCGCCAGGGACACGGGTTTGACGAACCTGCCGTTGCACGGATTTTCGCAGAATGAGATCTGGTTGGCGGTCGTCGCCCTCGCTTCCGAGCTGACCACTTGGATGCAAATGCTGGCATTGGCCAGCAGTGACGCACGCCGGTGGGAACCGAAACGACTGCGCCTGCGCGTGTTTTCGATCGCCGGGCGCATCGCCCGCCATGCTCGGAAAACACGCCTGCGCCTATCGGAGCGGGCACCGTGGTCCGGACTGATCACGGCAGCGTTGGCCAGGCTGGAGGCGTTGCCGGCACCGACCTAAATCACGGTGAATCTTGTTGGCATGAGCGGAAAGAGCACGACTTCGGCGAAATGGAATCCGGCAGCATCCCGACTGCACACGGGTCGACCGGTCATGCCCGGATGCGCATTCGGGTGCTGCTGGTCTGATCGGTGAACCGATCAGACCAGCAGCGGCCTCTCATGAAAGATTGAGGCTAAGGAGGTGAATGAGATGGACTGGGCTTTTTGGGGGCCATACCTCCCGCTCGCCATCCTGCTCTATAAGTTCGGCCTGATCTGATTCGGCTCGACAGAGGACCGGTACGAAGCTTACTGAGTGGCCCGGTGGATGATCCTCCATCCGACTGTTTCGCTACCGCCAGTCGCCACTCGTTGCATAGTTATGCACTTCTTCGGTTCGTCTCTCATTCGTTCCATTCTCGGACACTCTCGAACCCATATGGGCAGGGGCACAATACCTTTCGTTACGGAATCGTTGAGTGTCGCAAAACTCGTCCGAAAACCTTTTGTCGCGCAATTCGTCGTGTCGTCGAGTTCTGCAACACTGTGTGCTGGTGCGCATACTTTTGGGGTGTGACTCTCGGAATTATTTGGCAGGGTTTCCACGGAATTATTGGCTACGGAACGCTCGACAGCTCAGATTTCGTTCGAATTCTGCGAGAGCGCCGAAGATGGAAAAGATGAGTTTGCCGCCGGAGGTGGTGGTGTCGATCGCTTCGGTCAACGATTTGAAGCCGACACCGCGGTCGGCGAGCTTTTCCACGGTCTGCAGTAGATGGGGGAGTGAGCGATCCAACCGGTCCAGGCGCCAGACGACAAGGGTGTCTCCGTCGCGAAGATGGGAGAGAAGGTCGCTCAGTTGCGGGCGGGTGGTGGTTGCCACCGGACGCGGTTTCGGTCCAGACCTTGAAACAGCCGGCAGCACTGAGAGCGTCGCTCTGCGGATCATTGGTCTGGTCGGGTAGTCGAGACCCTCGCGTAGCCCTGTGACCCTCGGAATTATTTGGCACGTTTTTCACGGAATTATTTGGCACTGTGTGAGGGCTGTCAGGCGAGGTACCGGTAGACGGTCGATCGGGCGTGGCCGTCACGGCAATTGCGCAGTCACGTCTGGTGGAGTACTCGTGCCGAAAATCTAGGGCAATTTGTTACAGGTCGTGACCGGGGAATCTATGCGTTCCATTCGGTGATGGTGGCGTTCTCGATGCCGCCACCGAAGGTGTGGAGCACCAGGAGTGCTTGCCCCGAGGTCACGAGTCGGCCGTCGTCGGTGAGGCCGATGTCGAGCATTCCGGCCTCACCGTGTACCTGACACCACACGTAGTCCGGAACGTGCATCAGTCCGGACGCCGGGTCGGTGTCGAGGTCTGCCGAATGTAGGGATACTTCACCGAATACGTTGTCTTCGAGAGCTTCTGCGGCTTCGCGGTCCACCAGTAGTAGCGGGCCGGCACCGATCAATCCGTCGACGGGAGGTGCGTGCAGGCCTTGTCCGATCACGGTCTATTCGGATCCGAGCCGTGCCACGACGGACTCGAGGACTCGTTCCCATGCCGCGCCGCGTCCCCGGCGTGGTGTTGCGGCTTTCATGATCGAATCCGCATCGAACTGTGCACGCATTTCGTCGATTGTCGGTATCCGGGGTTTCTTGTCGGTCACCAGAATCTCCATTTCGAGGTCGTTGCTCGTTGCTCATAGGTCGATGTCGACGATCGGATCGATGTTTCGAAGCAGCTGCAGCGAGCGCGCGCTGAGTGCCGCGGTGCCAGCCCCGTACAGGTCAGTCGAGTGGAAACTCGCACAGTTCGACCGAGCTGGGTAGATGCCCTTCCACACGGCATAGTGGTTCAAGCGTCGTAGCGGGAGTCCACTGCGTTTCCAACGCAGCAGGCTGGACCGGCCGGAGGTGTTCGACGATTCCGATGAATTGGTCGATCGTGGAGTCGATCAACATCGCCTCGCCCAGAAGGCTATTCGTCTTCGCCGCGGCAAGAGGATCCCTCAGTCGTTCCCTGGACGCGTGTTCTCTGAAGATATCTGAGATGTCGTGACCGATACCGATGAACGAGGGTCATGCGCGGGTCATGAAGGATTCAGTGCGCGTATCGAATTCGTTAACCGCGCTCACTCCGCGGTGGCGACCCTCGCCAGCAACCACATTCGCACAGTGGTGCGCAGATCAGGGTTGTGCCGGGTTCGGCCACGCAGTTGCGTCCTTCGATGTCACTGCGGGGTGGGCGATGATGACGGCAATGAATCCGGGAATCGACATCCCCAATCCATGCGAAAGCGTTGCCGCGACCTTGTCTCCTTCGAGCCACGCGTTCGGATTATCTTCGAGGTAGAAACGAAAATTCGTGTCGTACGGTGGGTTTAGGGATTCGGTCACGACATCGGGTCCGGTCGTGCCGTTCCACATCCACGCCACATAACCAAGGTATTTGGCACTGAGATAATTCCGAAACGAATCGATCACCCCTGCCGCATAGCCTTTCACTGCGTCCTCGAACCGACCGTACGTCACCGACCCGCTTTCGATGTTGCGTTCGCACGCCGTCATCGCGACGTACCCGTTCGCGGTTTTACACACACCCCGATAGCCGCGGAAGTAACCACTACTTCTTCGCGGAAGTTCGGTCACGACGTATCCGTCACCGGAAAACACCGGATCGTTCCATTCCATCCCGAACGCGGCAGGAATGACTGCGCGCAGGTAGTCGACGGTTGCGCTGAACTCGGCGACCTCGGCATCAGTCAATGCTCCTGTGCCGTGGGGGTTGTTCGCTTCCGCCTCGCGGAGAGGGTTCCTGGTCATGGCTGCTCCTGGATGGGTGTGGTCTGAACATACTGTCCGCTGCCGACGCTCCGTCGTGGGCGGCGATAACGGTCATGGGGCGGACGGCGGATAGATCTCCTTGATGATGTGCACGTCATCGATCATCTCCTCGATGGTCAGCAGGGAAAAGTTGTCGATGTTCGTGTAATCGGTGCCCTTCCACAGGATCGGAAGCCCTGTCACGGGGTCGATGCGGGTGACTACGAATTGGGTATCGCCGCCGTCCGCCGCGAACGCCTCCGCGATCTCACCGGTGAGCATCGCCCAATTCGGCGGCAACGGTTGATCGAGGCTGTACCGGAAGTGCGGTTTCATGACGTTCTTCAGAATGCATTCACCGTTGCAGCATTATTATTTCGATCTTTATTTGGACCCGAGTATTCATAATCGACGGCATTGGTAATTATTTCATGCCGCATGACCGAAACTACTTCACTGGGACACTCCCTCCAGTTCGTCCGGGTGTGCAATAATCCACGCAACCGTTACTCCCGTGGCTGGATCTGAAAACTCCACATTATATGCATCCTCGGCGAATATATCTATTATGTATCCAACACTCCCCTCGGGCGCGCCTTGCTCGCTATATCTATCGGTCGTAATTATGACTGAATCATAAATCTTTAGATTGAGCATCGTTCTCCTTGATTCACAAATCCGACGAAAGATGTATTGGAAGGGCCAGGTAATGGCGATTTCGGACGGTCGCACCATTCCCCAATTGCTGCCTTCATTTTCGGGATCGCCGACTAGCGGGACGCAGCTGTGTCGCGTTGCGTGCGTGCTCGGGCGGTCAGTGCGAGTCCCTGGCTACCGCGGTGGCTAGTCCGTCGACGACACCGTTCAAGTCAGAGTTCCTGTGTGAGAAGAGTTTTCCACTCGCAAGATCGGCTGCGATGGCTGGGAATCTGCCAGCAGGGCTGTTGCTATATTCGGTGCACTATTGAAAATTCGGACTAGGCCCCGAGTCCGACATTCGTCCAGATATCAAGGTAGGTGGAGTAATCAACCAATTCGGGCGGTTCCGTCGATGACCACACAACACCTTTTGTGGCTTCTTCGCCAAAGTGCAAGCAGAGGTAGCCGCCGCCCCCAGATCTGAATGTTGCTACGCAGCGAGATGGATCAGGATATTCATCAGGCGACAGTCCATCCAAAATTGACCATTCAAAGGAGTCGATGCGAAACATGTCCTCGAGAGGAAGCGGGCCGACAGTCTTACCTGCAACGTAGTACCAACCATTGTGCAAATTGGCGTAGAAATTCTTGAGGCTGGGAGGGAATTTATTCCAGTAGGCTGGAAGTTCGTCACCTTCGGAGACGGGCGCCCCGCCAAGGTAGTGGAGATCAGTCCCATCTACCATTTTTACATCATACAAGAGGAAGAATCTGTTCTGCGATTTCAGTAACCGTACATCGGTCAGAGTTTCTTTAATGTTTCGGTATGTATCACCCAAGATCGGTCGGCCAAAATTATTCCACTGACTCAATGTTTCCGAAACTCGAAACGCGGTATCGCCAGTTAGTGCATTCAACCAGTAGTCCGGTAGCGCCACCTGTTCCATTGGAGTTAGATCCTCAACTTCGACAAGCTCTGGCGAAGCGACGTATCTCGAAATTTTTTCCAGATCCACTACTGTTCCAACCTTCCGTATGCTGCGAGCGACGCCGCCGAGTTGACGATCTGCCCTGCTGTCCAGAGCGTCAGAAAGGGGCGGTGTTTTCCTGAGTTGGGGGTGGCAGCGTGAGGGCGCGGGTGATGAATCGCGGCGGGATGGCTCCGGTTTTGATGTAGGACAGCAGGATTTCGGTGGCTTCGTCGGGGGTGAGTACTTCGTCGGCGTAGACGGGGATGACGCTGGTTCCGTTGTTGTACGGGATGCCGTGGTCGGGTTCGCCGTCGCGTGGTCCGCCGTGGCCGATCGCGTAGCTGGTGCGTCCTGATTCGTCGTCGATGCTGACTTCGACGGCGAGTCCTTCGGCTGAGCCGGCGCATTGGCAGTAGGTGCGTCCCATTGAGGCCCGTTCGGCGGTGGTGAGATTGTCCGGCCACGCGGGGCGCGGCAGTTTCTCGAGAATGATGTACGACCGTTTGATTCCGTCGAGGTTGCGGGGCAGTCGTTTAGCCATGCCTTCCGCAACGCCATCGGAACCGAAGGACATGTTTCCGCTGCTGTGGGTGACCATGTAGGTGGGAATTGCCATGAGATCGTTCCCTTGTCTCCGTTGTTGCGGTGGGTCACTTCGTCCAGCGAGGGACGCGCTCAACGATCACTCTTACAATTCGGACGGTTTCCACCTCGCCGCTTTCAGCCACAGGGACGACGCCACTTACCTTGTGCCTTTGGGAACTTTTTAGCACTTTCTCCGCGGAATTATTTGCCACTGTGAGGTCTGTCAGGAGGGGTACCGGTTGATCGGCGTGGGCGGCACGGCCAGTGCGCAGTCACGTCTTGTGGAGTACTCGTGTCGAAAATCTAGGGCAATTTGTTGCGGGTCGCGACTGGCGAATCTATGCGTTCCATTCGGTGATGGTGGCGTTCTCGATGCCGCCACCGAAGGTGTGGAGCACCAGGAGTGCTTGCCCCGAGGTCACGAGTCGGCCGTCGTCGGTGAGGCCGATGTCGAGCATTCCGGCCTCACCGTGCACCTGACACCACACGTAGTCCGGAACCTGGACCAGTCCGGACGCCGGGTCGGTGTCGAGGTCTGCCGAATGTAGGGATACTTCACCGAATACGTTGTCTTCGAGAGCTTCTGCGGCTTCGCGGTCCACCAGTAGTAGCGGGCCGGCACCGATCAATCCGTCGACGGGAGGCCGGGTGAACACGAAGTGCGCACGGTCGACGGTCGGAGGGTGCGTCGATGTGTCGACGACGGTACGTTCGCCGACGATGCCTGGCTGTTCAGGGATGACGATCCAGTGGTCCATTGAATTCCTTTTCTGCCTGACATGTAGTTGATGAATTAAAAGTGCAGGCGGCGTAAGGCCGTCAGCACCTTGTGCGAGGTATCGAGTTGTCCCGCTACTGGTCGTCGAGTCCGGCGAGAGCGTCGGTAAATGCGGAATCCGGCAACGGGAAGTGCTCTCGCACCGTTGCTCGTCGGTGGTGATCGAGCCACCGCAAGCTCTTCGCCCGGTCGTCGGATTCGGCGACCGATCGGAATTCGTGCCAGAACGGAATCAGTCGATCGTCATTGATACGCCGCCCGGCGAGGGAATCCAACGCGTTGTCGATAACGTCGAGTGGAGACCCGGTATTGGCGATGACACGTAATCCTGCCAGGACCGTCCAATCGGAGTGCGGCTGTTCCTGCCGTGCCGCGTAGACGAGCTCTTTACCGGCTGAGACTCGCTCGATCGAGCGATCCGTGAAGGCCGTCAAGGATGGTCCCAACGCCCACCAGAACACCAATTCCACCGCGGAATCGGTGTCGAAGATGTCGAGTCGCTGGCCGGCGTGAGACGTATTGCGGTGAAGGCGCTCGTACAGGTCTTGGCGCATCGTGATCACTTCAGGCGAGAGGGGCTTCATCAGGGGTTGGTGGCTGAAGTACAACTGTTCGCGATTGGGAATCGGGTCGAAAGCGACGGTGTCGAACCACCATCCGATCGGGACGTGAAGGAGCTGTGCGTGCAGGCCTTGTCCGATCACGGTCCATTCGGATCCGAGCCGTGCCGCAACGGACTCGAGGACTCGTTCCCATGCCGCGCCGCGTCCCCGGCGTGGTGTTGCGGCTTTCATGATCGAATCCGCATCGAACTGTGCACGCATTTCGTCGATTGTCGGTATCCGGGGTTTCTTGTCGGTCACCAGAATCTCCCTTTCGAGGTCGTTGCTCGTTGCTCGTTGCTCATAAGTCGATGTCGGAGATCGGATCGATGTTTCGAAGTAGCTGCAGCGCGCGCTGAGTGCCGCGGTGACCGACTCGGCTTCCGGTGGTCCCTTCCGCGACATGACCTTCACAGTCAATCGAGATGTAGCGTCACGGCACGGTGGTGGCGTAGGCACGATCGCTCCTGTCCTCACGATCGCTCCTGTCGTAGTGGAAGTACCCCGAGAATGGGCGAGTCGGGACAATCCGGTGACAACTTTCCTCCCCCACGTTGCTGCGATGATCGCGGGAACAGTCGACCAGACAGCCGGTGAAGCGGAATCAGGCAATATCGCCGGCACCGCCGAGATGCCGAGTGCAGTGGCTCCGACGAACACGGCAGGTGCGCAGATCGAGTGTTTGCGGGTGATCAGCAGTCTGGACAGTGAACCCAGATCACGGTCGGTTTCCGTCCGAGAGTGGGGTCGGTTCGGTGAAGCGAGTGATGCTGGCCTGGGTGCCGAGTTCACTGCGTAGGTCGGGGCGGGACCAGTAGGTGTGTAGTGCGTGCAGTGTCGCGACGGGGTCGGTCGAGATCCAGATACCGTGCCAGGTGTAGCGGCGAACTCGCACCGATCGGCGCCCGCTCCCAGTCGGGTCTTCGCGGTAGGCGATGCGGATGCTGTAACTCGGTATCAGGGAGGTCTTCTGTTCCTCGATCGGTTCGATCGAGATGACCTGGTCCCATCTCATGTGTCGGTGGAACCCTCGATCCAGGGTGATGCCGTCGGTATTGACTCGTACCGATACGGCACGGTTTTCGGGGTTCATAGCGATCATGACTGTGTGGACCAGGATCGCTCCGGCGAAGGTGGCAACGCTGGCACCACCGAGCAGCAGAAGGACGACGGCCGGGATCTCTCGGGTTCCGCTGGTAAAAACGACGCCGTTGACATACCCCCACACGAAGAACACTCCGGTAGCGATGAACATCAGTGCGGCGACAAGCATGATCGACTGTGATGTCATCGAACTCCGAATCACGGTCTCTCCCGTTCGGATACGGACTGGGATTCGATCGATCGGAAGGCAGCGAGCGATCGATCGGTGATGAATCATCGCCCACGACACCGCGGCCATCACGAGGATGAGTACATACAGTGCAGGATGAGGTGCGCCGGTGGCTAGCATTGCGACAGAACCCAACCCGGCGAACGCAGCCATCGCCCAGCGCACAACCCTTGAGTTACGGGTCGTCGCGGGTGCCCACTGCGCGGGCAGTGTTTCGGTGGAGGTTGTAGTCCTGATCATCTGGTCCCTGTCCATAGTGCGCGGACTCCGCGGCCAATCAGATGACCTACTGCACCACCCCCCACAACGCCGAGGGCCCCACCAATACCAGCTCCGATGAGTATGCCGACTGGACCTCCTGCGGCGCCGATTTCTGCACCGGCCCAGGCACCTGCGATCCCTCCGGCGATTCCTCCACCGGATGCCCCGACAGTTTCAGGGATCGGACCTCCGTCCGCAAGGGTTAGTGCGCCGTCAGCGACACTCACCGCAGCGCCGACGACAGGCAGGCTGCGCCCGAACCGCCCGAGAAGCCGAGACGCTTCGAGTGCTTCGGCGGCGCGGATCGCGTGTCGCCCGGGCTCGACTGCGCGCGAGGACATTTTGGCGGCGAGTTCGGCTGTCGACAATCCGCCGGCAAGTACGGAACCGGGGATATCCGGCGAGTACTCGGTGCCGTCGAGAACCCGGACAATGTCGGCATCGGAGAAGCCGGCATCACGCAACCTGTTGATGTGCCATTCAAGATCGGCGAGTTGTTCCTGCGCGGTCAGCGGGACATTACCGGTGAAGTCTTCGGGGACGTCACCGTGCGCTCGGGCCAGTTGATTCGCAGCTTGCTGTTGTGGACTGATTACCAGTTCTCGGGTGAAGTTGTAGTTGGTGGATTGGGCCGG of the Rhodococcus sp. OK302 genome contains:
- a CDS encoding DUF4926 domain-containing protein codes for the protein MLNLKIYDSVIITTDRYSEQGAPEGSVGYIIDIFAEDAYNVEFSDPATGVTVAWIIAHPDELEGVSQ
- a CDS encoding SMI1/KNR4 family protein, with protein sequence MDLEKISRYVASPELVEVEDLTPMEQVALPDYWLNALTGDTAFRVSETLSQWNNFGRPILGDTYRNIKETLTDVRLLKSQNRFFLLYDVKMVDGTDLHYLGGAPVSEGDELPAYWNKFPPSLKNFYANLHNGWYYVAGKTVGPLPLEDMFRIDSFEWSILDGLSPDEYPDPSRCVATFRSGGGGYLCLHFGEEATKGVVWSSTEPPELVDYSTYLDIWTNVGLGA